One window from the genome of Puniceicoccales bacterium encodes:
- the dapF gene encoding diaminopimelate epimerase: MFEKYQALGNAYLIFRDEDGRGLDAPTIRTVCDSHYGIGSDGVLIGNRLGDNRFKLEIFNPDASVAEKSGNGLRIFAKFVWDEGITSADELVITTPSGESRCSKFGDEICVNMGRPRFSDTNIPAPADFLQHIDGQVVELHALSFGNPHCVIYVDDLDVDNTKRIGPLVERLPLFPRRTNVQFLKVISNSLIQIQIWERGVGYTLASGSGACAAFAVSKKLNICGNDVIVEMPGGKLFMKENARGEVLQYGSALKIASCIVKNYGPTTSDDPRNKTKL; this comes from the coding sequence ATGTTTGAAAAATATCAGGCCCTCGGGAATGCCTACTTGATATTTAGAGATGAGGATGGCAGGGGGTTGGACGCTCCCACCATAAGGACCGTCTGTGACAGTCATTATGGCATTGGCTCTGACGGAGTACTGATCGGTAACAGACTCGGTGACAACAGGTTCAAGCTTGAGATATTCAATCCGGATGCTAGCGTTGCCGAGAAGAGTGGTAACGGCCTGAGGATATTCGCGAAATTCGTTTGGGACGAAGGAATTACGTCGGCGGACGAGCTGGTTATAACTACGCCATCAGGTGAGTCTAGGTGCAGTAAATTTGGCGATGAAATATGTGTGAATATGGGAAGGCCGAGGTTCAGCGACACAAACATTCCTGCTCCGGCAGATTTTTTGCAACACATTGATGGTCAAGTGGTAGAGTTGCATGCCCTGTCCTTTGGAAATCCCCATTGCGTGATCTATGTGGATGATCTCGATGTTGATAATACAAAAAGGATCGGCCCACTGGTGGAAAGATTGCCACTGTTCCCTCGGCGGACCAATGTGCAATTCCTGAAGGTGATATCGAACTCATTGATACAGATACAGATATGGGAACGCGGTGTGGGCTATACCCTGGCCTCTGGCAGTGGTGCCTGTGCCGCCTTTGCCGTATCAAAAAAGTTGAACATCTGTGGAAATGACGTCATTGTCGAAATGCCTGGAGGTAAGCTATTTATGAAAGAAAATGCCCGGGGCGAAGTGTTGCAATACGGGTCAGCTTTAAAAATCGCTAGCTGTATTGTAAAAAACTACGGACCGACGACTAGCGACGATCCGAGGAATAAAACTAAACTTTAG
- a CDS encoding MFS transporter: MKIFLPDFPFSSKNFTFFYGWMILFVSTMAKLASLPGHVAGICAFIEPLMSRLCISRNGISTIYAICSILSVSFLPFFGSKCDRIGPRKALTITLASFGFSMLLLGLILSEHIPLIHLSKILNITILSLGVFALKFFGQNLIPMFSRIILLNWFEKKKCIMLGISGIFLSIGFGIAPSLFNSLIDNVGIEFSWIIIAGLILLVFTPIIWLFGRDHPAQFALTLDGGESNEKICPDKDIYQAIKSPAFWLFTLAGSMVTLLGTGIQFHVVDIFREFGYEKQNAFNFFKPVSLVSALMSLIFSWLQDKVSLKYGLMLSFLIQILLLTTLEFGKTDLAYYPLVFFMGCNYGMYTIMLSAPWARLFGRKHLGNIIGFVSLSVSIFNAVSPYLMSLSKSIFSTYLIATRCFMVLAIILFLASIFFTKASDMD, encoded by the coding sequence ATGAAAATATTTCTACCGGATTTTCCATTTTCTTCAAAAAATTTTACATTTTTCTATGGTTGGATGATTTTATTCGTCTCGACGATGGCAAAACTGGCAAGTCTTCCTGGGCACGTCGCCGGAATATGCGCATTTATAGAACCATTGATGAGCAGGTTGTGCATCAGCAGGAACGGCATAAGCACAATTTATGCGATTTGTTCCATCCTGTCAGTGTCTTTTTTGCCATTTTTTGGCAGCAAATGCGATAGGATTGGGCCACGCAAAGCTCTGACAATTACATTGGCCTCTTTCGGGTTCTCTATGTTGTTGCTAGGGTTAATACTTAGCGAACACATACCATTAATACATCTGTCAAAAATTCTAAACATTACAATCCTGTCCCTTGGCGTTTTTGCACTTAAGTTCTTTGGTCAGAACCTGATACCAATGTTCAGTAGAATAATTCTACTTAATTGGTTTGAGAAAAAAAAATGCATAATGTTGGGTATCTCTGGCATATTTTTATCCATCGGCTTTGGCATCGCTCCAAGTTTATTTAACTCGTTGATAGACAATGTTGGAATAGAATTTTCCTGGATAATAATCGCTGGCCTGATCCTGCTGGTCTTTACGCCAATCATATGGTTGTTCGGGCGAGACCACCCTGCGCAATTTGCCCTAACCCTGGATGGAGGCGAGTCCAACGAGAAAATCTGTCCAGACAAAGACATCTATCAGGCCATAAAATCCCCAGCATTTTGGCTGTTTACATTGGCCGGATCGATGGTCACGCTCCTAGGAACGGGGATACAATTCCATGTGGTCGACATCTTCCGGGAGTTTGGTTATGAAAAACAAAACGCGTTTAATTTTTTTAAACCTGTCTCCCTGGTGAGCGCACTTATGAGTCTAATATTCAGCTGGTTACAAGACAAAGTATCCCTGAAATACGGACTAATGTTATCATTTTTAATACAGATTTTATTATTAACAACGCTGGAATTCGGCAAAACCGATCTTGCCTACTATCCTCTCGTATTTTTCATGGGGTGCAACTACGGGATGTACACCATCATGCTGTCAGCACCCTGGGCAAGATTGTTCGGCCGCAAGCACTTAGGAAACATAATTGGCTTTGTTTCCCTAAGCGTTTCGATATTTAATGCCGTTAGCCCATACCTTATGAGCCTGTCAAAATCCATATTTTCAACCTATTTGATCGCCACGAGATGCTTCATGGTTCTGGCCATAATCCTATTTTTGGCATCGATATTTTTTACAAAAGCATCGGATATGGACTGA
- the tgt gene encoding tRNA guanosine(34) transglycosylase Tgt — protein MYENLSFKITHTDSSSWARCGLLKTPHGTLETPNFIFCATKGAMKSLTTQQVKEAGADIILCNTYHLFLQPGGGFVQKHGGLHKMLNWNGPMLTDSGGFQIFSFGHGGISAELKGTSNQARPKTLLKIDETGATFRSYVDGQVRVLTPEASIKTQCQLGADIILALDECAPIRADKSYNERSMNLSHRWELRCLGEFKKYDTSMQALYGVIQGGVYEDLRKLSAEFVRSNDFFGQAIGGSLGKSKAHMHEIIRLTCQHIDKQRPTHLLGIGGMSDIINGIAGGIDTFDCVHPMRLARHGGALLEPQHCDGKEFINIKNSKFSGDLSPIQENCSCYCCKNFTKAYIHYLFKAKELLGGQLLAIHNTAFMSNFLKEIRAAIKAGAFGSIMKRWNIVAP, from the coding sequence ATGTACGAAAACCTTAGTTTTAAAATCACGCACACAGACAGTTCTTCCTGGGCACGATGCGGGTTACTTAAAACACCGCACGGCACCCTGGAGACCCCGAATTTTATCTTTTGCGCAACAAAAGGCGCCATGAAATCCCTTACAACGCAACAGGTTAAAGAAGCAGGTGCGGATATAATACTGTGCAACACCTATCATCTTTTCTTGCAACCCGGCGGCGGCTTTGTTCAAAAACACGGCGGGTTACATAAGATGTTGAATTGGAACGGCCCAATGCTCACCGATTCGGGAGGATTCCAAATATTTAGCTTTGGTCACGGCGGGATTAGCGCCGAACTCAAGGGAACTAGCAATCAAGCCAGACCGAAAACACTTCTCAAAATAGATGAAACCGGCGCGACATTCCGATCCTATGTGGATGGCCAGGTTCGTGTTCTGACACCGGAGGCGTCGATAAAAACCCAGTGCCAGCTCGGCGCTGACATAATTCTGGCGCTGGACGAATGTGCTCCGATCCGCGCGGATAAAAGCTACAACGAGCGTTCGATGAACCTGAGCCATCGCTGGGAACTGCGGTGCCTCGGTGAGTTTAAAAAATACGATACATCGATGCAGGCCCTGTATGGTGTAATCCAAGGTGGTGTGTATGAAGATCTTAGAAAACTAAGTGCGGAATTCGTCCGCAGCAACGACTTCTTCGGCCAGGCCATAGGCGGAAGCCTCGGAAAATCAAAAGCCCATATGCATGAAATTATAAGACTTACATGTCAACACATTGATAAGCAAAGACCTACGCATCTTCTTGGCATAGGAGGAATGAGCGATATCATCAATGGCATCGCCGGCGGGATAGATACCTTCGATTGCGTTCATCCGATGAGATTGGCCAGACATGGAGGCGCACTTCTTGAACCACAACATTGTGATGGAAAAGAGTTTATCAACATCAAGAATTCTAAATTCTCTGGAGATCTATCGCCAATTCAGGAAAACTGCAGCTGCTATTGCTGTAAAAATTTTACCAAAGCCTATATTCATTATCTGTTCAAAGCAAAAGAACTTCTTGGAGGCCAACTACTTGCAATACATAATACGGCGTTTATGAGCAACTTCTTAAAAGAAATAAGGGCAGCGATAAAAGCCGGAGCATTTGGCTCTATCATGAAAAGGTGGAATATTGTTGCACCCTGA
- a CDS encoding ATP--guanido phosphotransferase: MKSVKQFLLSSGKFFGDVGQQKDVVLSSRIRLARNLISHRFPHWASDAERDSIASVAESKLIKLKQLSDGVFFRINELKDHEKLALCEHYIISKELSLPSACVACSNDQTISIMVNEEDHLRIQALRGGMGLKALWTVIGAIDDNLDGGDFAFDKRLGYLTACPTNIGTGMRASVMMHLPGLVIDKQIQHTIGALNKIGVTVRGVLGEGTNAFGNIFQLSNQHTLGLSEQDIIMKMEHVAKTVTEHENLARDRIFKSARSFILDKICRAYGILRSCYKIGGSEAFELLSWMRLASEREILPLSYRNGIDRYMLEIQKGHLMVFSDEAALPEFRDIMRAKILRKFFSGQEISVD; this comes from the coding sequence ATGAAAAGTGTAAAACAGTTTTTGCTGAGTAGTGGTAAATTTTTTGGCGACGTTGGCCAGCAAAAGGATGTGGTTTTGAGCTCAAGAATCAGGCTGGCGCGAAACCTGATTAGCCATAGATTTCCGCATTGGGCCAGCGATGCAGAGCGTGATAGTATTGCCTCGGTGGCGGAGTCTAAGTTAATTAAACTGAAGCAGTTAAGTGACGGTGTTTTTTTCAGGATCAATGAGTTGAAAGACCATGAAAAACTTGCCCTATGCGAACATTATATCATAAGCAAGGAGCTGTCGCTGCCCAGTGCCTGCGTGGCTTGCAGCAATGATCAGACCATTTCGATCATGGTAAATGAGGAAGATCATCTTCGTATACAAGCACTTAGAGGTGGCATGGGATTGAAGGCCCTTTGGACTGTTATAGGTGCGATCGATGACAATCTAGATGGCGGCGATTTTGCTTTTGACAAAAGGCTTGGTTATTTGACCGCCTGCCCGACAAATATTGGCACCGGGATGAGGGCTTCGGTCATGATGCATCTCCCTGGCCTGGTGATAGATAAGCAAATTCAGCATACCATAGGTGCGCTCAATAAGATCGGTGTTACGGTCAGGGGCGTTCTGGGCGAGGGCACGAACGCTTTCGGTAACATTTTTCAGCTGTCGAATCAACACACGCTGGGGTTGTCTGAACAGGACATAATAATGAAAATGGAGCATGTGGCTAAGACAGTTACGGAACATGAAAATTTGGCGAGAGACAGGATATTCAAGTCGGCGAGGTCTTTTATTTTGGACAAAATTTGCAGAGCCTACGGAATTTTGCGATCCTGCTACAAGATCGGAGGTAGTGAAGCTTTCGAGCTTTTATCCTGGATGAGGCTGGCTTCGGAGCGAGAAATTTTGCCGTTGTCCTATCGAAACGGCATAGATAGGTATATGCTGGAAATCCAAAAAGGCCACCTGATGGTGTTTTCCGATGAAGCTGCTCTGCCAGAGTTTCGCGATATCATGCGTGCAAAGATATTACGTAAGTTCTTCTCCGGTCAAGAGATATCGGTAGATTGA
- a CDS encoding UvrB/UvrC motif-containing protein — MDSKCYLCGNPAMVQMTQIVNDSMQEISLCNACAQKCGIFESDVPHLSILKNIGSALISKMQALSFSPVCSCDGCGFSLSNYKETGFVGCPKCYSGMYDFMIKTIENLQKSTKHIGKIPGHMDDKSLNTNLNDSRESLEEAMKRAIAEERFEDAAKLRDQLRSQF, encoded by the coding sequence ATGGATAGTAAATGTTACCTTTGTGGAAACCCTGCGATGGTGCAGATGACGCAGATTGTGAACGACAGCATGCAGGAGATATCTTTGTGCAATGCCTGTGCCCAGAAATGTGGCATATTTGAGTCAGATGTTCCTCATTTATCGATACTTAAGAATATTGGCAGTGCACTGATCAGCAAGATGCAAGCGCTATCTTTTAGTCCGGTTTGCAGCTGCGATGGCTGTGGTTTTTCGCTGTCAAATTATAAAGAAACCGGGTTTGTTGGCTGTCCGAAATGTTACTCAGGGATGTATGATTTCATGATAAAAACCATCGAAAATTTGCAAAAAAGTACGAAGCATATTGGAAAAATTCCTGGCCATATGGATGATAAGTCTTTGAATACCAACTTGAATGATTCACGGGAATCCCTTGAAGAGGCCATGAAACGGGCGATAGCAGAAGAACGATTTGAAGATGCAGCAAAACTAAGGGACCAGTTGAGGTCGCAATTTTGA